A window from Falco naumanni isolate bFalNau1 chromosome 3, bFalNau1.pat, whole genome shotgun sequence encodes these proteins:
- the POP1 gene encoding ribonucleases P/MRP protein subunit POP1 isoform X1 codes for MSGAREKKRAKKMRNQPASVTLPAEPGPFPGGGGGRACPPPGDVCSEQQYHQQKFLNQSSGPSYRKDQYFAKGQNRGERGRGRGGWQGGRQSISEEMPKYITVSTFAQARAAEINAMLKAVAQKSSNSLVFQTLPRHMRRRAMSHNIKRLPRRLQEIARKEAEKAVHQKKEQSKTKCRKARRRHINLVAEFNRRQRKNIWLETHIWHAKRFHMAKKWGYCLGNSPTEKSYRACYRAMAKHCLLQDLSYYCCLELTGKENELLKPLARICSIETGLTFEEASCLSGRFEGSLNLYQADRYPEGMLGPVTFIWKPRDGSENRQLWIWVHPALKQDILRELKTIFQCSELEEIYIPEPVTTSIQEQKQTDIVPSLGKKRKMEDKEGEKAVPVKKIIGDGTRDAFQSYSWISQTTGIVISDRTMEILRYRLIGPLSHSVLTETLKAASLQTEMADSETGLNNWWVENCKDSEKVSLHQCQSAIFELLEGISSPSEMPPGTILGLTVGDPRVNLPKKKTKAVPDFEKYQDNDKVRQLYLEGVPVDCAHSFIWDQDICKNVTENKISEQDLNHMRAQLLVPGSHLDLGPSESKIPILLVQQPGKMAGEDRPGWGSGWDIYLPKGWGMAFWIPFIYRGVRVGGLQEALKHSEYQRIPHTPNDFPDCQAGMQFAKELETSLLEKFKRRPPAKRVNYVKLGTLSPFFCPWGQLTKNWEGRMKASGELLHPSSPHPERCATEGHSFCDPEAEVLKEASPETGEVETMEVTSSEGVLKTEDVTGTQNFGERDETMTSDFIVLRSEKLLMQLSAWCYPTAGKDRRVRLVSRLGQKEMTEDVFMPILMSYPRALVWVTLSLLRKGNPELHAMICIPTEDDLLHLSKDKLFCGPQEPKHCDIFKHKVQKLKEEKKKKKDNRKALEGDPLNVPDKETTEEHEDLILGLWSGALPDVTSHCSRTLLGYVTRGDFSLAAGCGEALGFVSLTGLIYMLHRQPADKKGLVLLRTPASLQYRFARLNIEV; via the exons ATGTCTGGGGCGCGGGAGAAGAAGCGGGCCAAGAAGATGAGGAATCAGCCGGCCAGCGTCACCCTTCCCGCAGAGCCGGGGCCCttccccggcggcggcgggggcagaGCCTGCCCACCTCCAG GAGATGTTTGTTCAGAGCAGCAGTATCATCAGCAGAAATTTTTGAATCAGTCATCTGGGCCTTCTTACAGGAAAGACCAATATTTTGCAAAAGGACAAAACAGAGGagagagaggcagaggaagagggggaTGGCAAGGAGGACGTCAGAGTATTTCTGAGGAAATGCCAAAATACATAACAG TTTCTACCTTTGCTCAAGCTCGTGCTGCTGAGATCAATGCCATGTTGAAAGCAGTTGCACAGAAGTCTTCAAACTCTCTAGTTTTCCAGACTCTACCTAGGCACATGCGAAGGCGAGCTATGAGTCACAATATTAAACGCCTACCCAGACGGCTCCAAGAGATTGCCAGGAAAGAG gcagagaaagctgtacatcagaaaaaagaacagtcaAAGACTAAATGCCGCAAAGCTAGAAGGCGCCACATAAATTTGGTAGCAGAGTTTAATCGCAGgcaaagaaagaatatttgGCTGGAGACCCATATTTGGCATGCAAAGAGATTTCATATGGCAAAGAAATGGGGATACTGTTTGGGAAATAGCCCTACGGAGAAGAGCTACAGGGCTTGTTACCGCGCCATGGCAAAACACTGCCTTCTTCAG GACCTATCATATTATTGTTGCCTGGAGTTGACTGGTAAAGAGAATGAGCTTCTGAAGCCTCTTGCTCGAATATGTAGCATTGAGACAG GATTAACATTTGAAGAGGCTAGTTGTCTATCTGGAAGATTTGAGGGTTCCCTGAATCTTTACCAAGCAGATCGTTATCCTGAGGGTATGCTTGGTCCTGTTACATTCATTTGGAAACCCAGGGATGGGTCTGAAAACAGGCAGTTGTGGATCTGGGTACATCCAGCTCtcaaacag GACATATTGAGAGAGTTAAAAACAATATTTCAGTGTTCAGAACTTGAGGAAATCTATATTCCTGAGCCTGTTACAACATCAATTCAAGAGCAAAAACAAACGGATATTGTTCCAAGCCTtggcaagaaaaggaagatggaagataaagaaggagaaaaagctgtgccagtgaaaaaaataattggtgaTGGCACTAGAGATGCATTCCAGTCCTACTCTTGGATCTCACAGACTACTGGCATTGTGATCAG tgacAGAACCATGGAGATTCTCAGATATCGGCTGATTGGCCCATTATCACACTCTGTCCTTACAGAGACCTTGAAAGCTGCTTCTCTCCAAACA GAGATGGCAGATTCAGAGACAGGACTGAATAACTGGTGGGTAGAAAACTGCAAGGACTCTGAAAAAGTATCGCTTCATCAATGTCAAAGTGCTATCTTTGAGCTATTAGAAG ggatAAGTTCACCATCAGAAATGCCACCAGGTACAATACTGGGCCTCACTGTTGGAGATCCTCGAGTCAATTTGccaaaaaagaagacaaaagctGTGCCAGACTTTGAAAAATATCAAG ATAATGATAAAGTTAGGCAGCTGTACCTGGAGGGTGTACCTGTAGACTGTGCTCACAGCTTTATCTGGGACCAGGACATCTGTAAGAAcgtcactgaaaataaaatctcagagCAG GATTTAAACCATATGAGAGCTCAATTACTGGTACCTGGATCACACCTTGATTTGGGTCCTTCTGAATCTAAGATTCCTATACTGTtggtgcagcagccagggaaaaTGGCTGGAGAAGATCGACCAGGATGGGGGAGTGGCTGGGATATCTATCTCCCAAAGGGCTGGGGCATGGCTTTCTGGATTCCTTTT ATATATCGAGGTGTACGAGTTGGTGGCTTGCAAGAGGCTTTAAAGCATTCTGAATATCAAAGAATACCTCACACTCCAAATGATTTCCCAGACTGCCAGGCAGGAATGCAGTTTGCCAAAGAACTGGAAACCAGTCTTCTTGAAAAATTCAAACG ACGTCCACCGGCAAAAAGGGTAAATTATGTCAAGCTGGGCACTCTGTCCCCTTTCTTCTGTCCTTGGGGGCAGCTGACAAAGAACTGGGAAGGAAGAATGAAAGCTTCAGGAGAACTTTTACATCCTTCTTCCCCACACCCTGAGCGCTGTGCAACTGAAGGGCATAGCTTTTGTGACCCCGAAGCAGAAGTACTCAAAGAAGCATCCCCTGAGACTGGTGAGGTAGAGACTATGGAAGTAACAAGCTCCGAAGGGGTGCTAAAGACAGAGGATGTTACAGGCACCCAAAACTTTGGTGAGAGAGATGAAACTATGACAAGTGACTTCATTGTTCTCAG GAGCGAAAAACTACTAATGCAGTTATCAGCCTGGTGCTATCCCACTGCTGGAAAAGATCGGCGTGTCCGCCTTGTTTCTCGACTGGGACAGAAGGAAATGACTGAAGATGTCTTTATGCCAATCTTGATGAGCTATCCAAGGGCTCTCGTATGGGTCACCTTGTCTCTCTTGAGAAAGGGGAACCCTGAATTACATGCCATGATTTGCATCCCAACAGAAGATGACTTGCTGCATCTAAGCAAAGACAAACTCTTCTGTGGTCCTCAGGAACCCAAACATTGTGACATATTCAAGCACAAggtacagaaattaaaagaggagaagaagaagaaaaaggataacAGGAAGGCTCTAGAAGGTGACCCTCTGAATGTTCCAGATAAAGAAACAACTGAGGAGCATGAAGACCTCATTCTTGGTCTTTGGTCAGGTGCTCTTCCAGATGTTACTTCCCACTGCTCCAGAACTCTCTTGGGATATGTCACTCGAGGGGATTTTTCCTTGGCTGCGGGCTGTGGAGAAGCACTGGGGTTTGTTAGTTTGACAGGGTTGATTTATATGTTACACAGGCAGCCAGCAGATAAAAAAGGACTTGTTTTGTTAAGAACTCCAGCATCTTTACAGTACAGGTTTGCAAGACTTAATATTGAGGTTTAA
- the POP1 gene encoding ribonucleases P/MRP protein subunit POP1 isoform X2: MSGAREKKRAKKMRNQPASVTLPAEPGPFPGGGGGRACPPPGDVCSEQQYHQQKFLNQSSGPSYRKDQYFAKGQNRGERGRGRGGWQGGRQSISEEMPKYITVSTFAQARAAEINAMLKAVAQKSSNSLVFQTLPRHMRRRAMSHNIKRLPRRLQEIARKEAEKAVHQKKEQSKTKCRKARRRHINLVAEFNRRQRKNIWLETHIWHAKRFHMAKKWGYCLGNSPTEKSYRACYRAMAKHCLLQDLSYYCCLELTGKENELLKPLARICSIETGLTFEEASCLSGRFEGSLNLYQADRYPEGMLGPVTFIWKPRDGSENRQLWIWVHPALKQCSELEEIYIPEPVTTSIQEQKQTDIVPSLGKKRKMEDKEGEKAVPVKKIIGDGTRDAFQSYSWISQTTGIVISDRTMEILRYRLIGPLSHSVLTETLKAASLQTEMADSETGLNNWWVENCKDSEKVSLHQCQSAIFELLEGISSPSEMPPGTILGLTVGDPRVNLPKKKTKAVPDFEKYQDNDKVRQLYLEGVPVDCAHSFIWDQDICKNVTENKISEQDLNHMRAQLLVPGSHLDLGPSESKIPILLVQQPGKMAGEDRPGWGSGWDIYLPKGWGMAFWIPFIYRGVRVGGLQEALKHSEYQRIPHTPNDFPDCQAGMQFAKELETSLLEKFKRRPPAKRVNYVKLGTLSPFFCPWGQLTKNWEGRMKASGELLHPSSPHPERCATEGHSFCDPEAEVLKEASPETGEVETMEVTSSEGVLKTEDVTGTQNFGERDETMTSDFIVLRSEKLLMQLSAWCYPTAGKDRRVRLVSRLGQKEMTEDVFMPILMSYPRALVWVTLSLLRKGNPELHAMICIPTEDDLLHLSKDKLFCGPQEPKHCDIFKHKVQKLKEEKKKKKDNRKALEGDPLNVPDKETTEEHEDLILGLWSGALPDVTSHCSRTLLGYVTRGDFSLAAGCGEALGFVSLTGLIYMLHRQPADKKGLVLLRTPASLQYRFARLNIEV, translated from the exons ATGTCTGGGGCGCGGGAGAAGAAGCGGGCCAAGAAGATGAGGAATCAGCCGGCCAGCGTCACCCTTCCCGCAGAGCCGGGGCCCttccccggcggcggcgggggcagaGCCTGCCCACCTCCAG GAGATGTTTGTTCAGAGCAGCAGTATCATCAGCAGAAATTTTTGAATCAGTCATCTGGGCCTTCTTACAGGAAAGACCAATATTTTGCAAAAGGACAAAACAGAGGagagagaggcagaggaagagggggaTGGCAAGGAGGACGTCAGAGTATTTCTGAGGAAATGCCAAAATACATAACAG TTTCTACCTTTGCTCAAGCTCGTGCTGCTGAGATCAATGCCATGTTGAAAGCAGTTGCACAGAAGTCTTCAAACTCTCTAGTTTTCCAGACTCTACCTAGGCACATGCGAAGGCGAGCTATGAGTCACAATATTAAACGCCTACCCAGACGGCTCCAAGAGATTGCCAGGAAAGAG gcagagaaagctgtacatcagaaaaaagaacagtcaAAGACTAAATGCCGCAAAGCTAGAAGGCGCCACATAAATTTGGTAGCAGAGTTTAATCGCAGgcaaagaaagaatatttgGCTGGAGACCCATATTTGGCATGCAAAGAGATTTCATATGGCAAAGAAATGGGGATACTGTTTGGGAAATAGCCCTACGGAGAAGAGCTACAGGGCTTGTTACCGCGCCATGGCAAAACACTGCCTTCTTCAG GACCTATCATATTATTGTTGCCTGGAGTTGACTGGTAAAGAGAATGAGCTTCTGAAGCCTCTTGCTCGAATATGTAGCATTGAGACAG GATTAACATTTGAAGAGGCTAGTTGTCTATCTGGAAGATTTGAGGGTTCCCTGAATCTTTACCAAGCAGATCGTTATCCTGAGGGTATGCTTGGTCCTGTTACATTCATTTGGAAACCCAGGGATGGGTCTGAAAACAGGCAGTTGTGGATCTGGGTACATCCAGCTCtcaaacag TGTTCAGAACTTGAGGAAATCTATATTCCTGAGCCTGTTACAACATCAATTCAAGAGCAAAAACAAACGGATATTGTTCCAAGCCTtggcaagaaaaggaagatggaagataaagaaggagaaaaagctgtgccagtgaaaaaaataattggtgaTGGCACTAGAGATGCATTCCAGTCCTACTCTTGGATCTCACAGACTACTGGCATTGTGATCAG tgacAGAACCATGGAGATTCTCAGATATCGGCTGATTGGCCCATTATCACACTCTGTCCTTACAGAGACCTTGAAAGCTGCTTCTCTCCAAACA GAGATGGCAGATTCAGAGACAGGACTGAATAACTGGTGGGTAGAAAACTGCAAGGACTCTGAAAAAGTATCGCTTCATCAATGTCAAAGTGCTATCTTTGAGCTATTAGAAG ggatAAGTTCACCATCAGAAATGCCACCAGGTACAATACTGGGCCTCACTGTTGGAGATCCTCGAGTCAATTTGccaaaaaagaagacaaaagctGTGCCAGACTTTGAAAAATATCAAG ATAATGATAAAGTTAGGCAGCTGTACCTGGAGGGTGTACCTGTAGACTGTGCTCACAGCTTTATCTGGGACCAGGACATCTGTAAGAAcgtcactgaaaataaaatctcagagCAG GATTTAAACCATATGAGAGCTCAATTACTGGTACCTGGATCACACCTTGATTTGGGTCCTTCTGAATCTAAGATTCCTATACTGTtggtgcagcagccagggaaaaTGGCTGGAGAAGATCGACCAGGATGGGGGAGTGGCTGGGATATCTATCTCCCAAAGGGCTGGGGCATGGCTTTCTGGATTCCTTTT ATATATCGAGGTGTACGAGTTGGTGGCTTGCAAGAGGCTTTAAAGCATTCTGAATATCAAAGAATACCTCACACTCCAAATGATTTCCCAGACTGCCAGGCAGGAATGCAGTTTGCCAAAGAACTGGAAACCAGTCTTCTTGAAAAATTCAAACG ACGTCCACCGGCAAAAAGGGTAAATTATGTCAAGCTGGGCACTCTGTCCCCTTTCTTCTGTCCTTGGGGGCAGCTGACAAAGAACTGGGAAGGAAGAATGAAAGCTTCAGGAGAACTTTTACATCCTTCTTCCCCACACCCTGAGCGCTGTGCAACTGAAGGGCATAGCTTTTGTGACCCCGAAGCAGAAGTACTCAAAGAAGCATCCCCTGAGACTGGTGAGGTAGAGACTATGGAAGTAACAAGCTCCGAAGGGGTGCTAAAGACAGAGGATGTTACAGGCACCCAAAACTTTGGTGAGAGAGATGAAACTATGACAAGTGACTTCATTGTTCTCAG GAGCGAAAAACTACTAATGCAGTTATCAGCCTGGTGCTATCCCACTGCTGGAAAAGATCGGCGTGTCCGCCTTGTTTCTCGACTGGGACAGAAGGAAATGACTGAAGATGTCTTTATGCCAATCTTGATGAGCTATCCAAGGGCTCTCGTATGGGTCACCTTGTCTCTCTTGAGAAAGGGGAACCCTGAATTACATGCCATGATTTGCATCCCAACAGAAGATGACTTGCTGCATCTAAGCAAAGACAAACTCTTCTGTGGTCCTCAGGAACCCAAACATTGTGACATATTCAAGCACAAggtacagaaattaaaagaggagaagaagaagaaaaaggataacAGGAAGGCTCTAGAAGGTGACCCTCTGAATGTTCCAGATAAAGAAACAACTGAGGAGCATGAAGACCTCATTCTTGGTCTTTGGTCAGGTGCTCTTCCAGATGTTACTTCCCACTGCTCCAGAACTCTCTTGGGATATGTCACTCGAGGGGATTTTTCCTTGGCTGCGGGCTGTGGAGAAGCACTGGGGTTTGTTAGTTTGACAGGGTTGATTTATATGTTACACAGGCAGCCAGCAGATAAAAAAGGACTTGTTTTGTTAAGAACTCCAGCATCTTTACAGTACAGGTTTGCAAGACTTAATATTGAGGTTTAA